In a single window of the Nilaparvata lugens isolate BPH chromosome 1, ASM1435652v1, whole genome shotgun sequence genome:
- the LOC111062304 gene encoding cyclin-L2 has translation MGSQKPENNVSHNKTVTKPYGKIVLSLKNCLLPEFKLSPTPSKLDGLDSETETDLRILGCEMIQTGGILLRLPQVAMATGQVLFQRFYYSKSFVRHPMETTAMGCLYLASKIEEAPRRIRDVMNVFHHIKQVKSQKTIQPMLIDQHYINLKNQVIKAERRVLKELGFCVHVKHPHKIIVMYLQVLGYEKHQSIMQLSWNYMNDALRSDVFVRYDPETVACACIYLSARRLRITLPKRPPWFGLFGISEDHIVDVCRRILRLYQRGKVNTEELEKKVEELRKENELRNNHVEKHQRSRSRTRSRSPRSHSPQSRSRSRSRSRSRSPKHKRSKKHSRARSRSRSRSRSVERRLKKSHKSRRSSYTPSPSPTYNYSRKRSRDKSRSRYRSRSRSPSVYDKYYSDKKSSRLKHRDPYETSSENRVRSRH, from the exons ATGGGTTCTCAGAAACCTGAAAATAATGTTTCACACAACAAGACAGTGACCAAACCTTATGGAAAAATAGTGTTATCGTTGAAGAATTGTTTGCTACCTGAATTCAAGCTATCGCCCACTCCATCAAAATTAGATGGATTGGATTCAGAAACTGAAACTGATCTTCGAATTCTCGGATGTGAAATGATTCAAACTGGTGGAATACTATTGAGATTACCTCAG gtTGCAATGGCAACTGGTCAAGtcctttttcaaagattttattattcaaagtcTTTTGTGCGCCACCCCATGGAAACCACTGCTATGGGGTGCTTGTATTTGGCTTCGAAAATCGAGGAAGCCCCTAGACGAATAAGGGACGTAATGAATGTGTTCCATCACATTAAACAAGTCAAGAGTCAAAA AACTATCCAGCCGATGCTAATAGATCAACACtacatcaatttgaaaaatcaagtgATCAAGGCTGAGCGCAGAGTTCTGAAGGAGCTTGGATTCTGTGTGCACGTCAAGCATCCTCATAAG ATCATTGTTATGTACCTGCAAGTATTAGGATACGAAAAGCATCAATCGATTATGCAACTGTCATG GAACTACATGAACGATGCACTGAGAAGCGATGTGTTTGTGAGATACGACCCGGAAACGGTGGCATGTGCTTGCATCTACCTGTCAGCCCGACGACTGCGCATCACGCTGCCGAAGCGACCGCCCTGGTTCGGCCTGTTTGGCATTTCCGAAGACCACATTGTCGATGTGTGCAGGCGAATTCTACGGCTCTACCAACGGGGAAAG GTGAATACTGAGGAACTGGAAAAGAAAGTGGAAGAACTGAGAAAAGAGAATGAATT AAGGAACAACCATGTTGAAAAGCACCAAAGAAGTAGATCGAGAACCCGGTCGAGGTCACCAAGATCTCATTCACCTCAGTCCAGGTCCAGATCACGTTCAAGATCAAGAAGTCGTTCGCCCAAGCATAAAAGATCAAAGAAGCACAG cCGAGCACGATCCCGGTCCCGATCCCGTTCCCGTTCTGTAGAAAGAAGGCTTAAGAAATCACACAAGTCCAGACGTTCTAGTTACACCCCTAGTCCTTCGCCCACATACAATTACTCACGCAAGCGGTCTAG GGACAAGTCACGTTCAAGGTACCGATCTCGCTCTCGTAGTCCCAGTGTCTATGACAAGTATTACAGTGATAAAAAATCATCGCGTCTGAAGCACAGAGACCCCTATGAAACTAGCAGCGAAAATAGAGTACGCAGCAGGCATTGA
- the LOC111062201 gene encoding leucine-rich repeat-containing protein 51: MAKTPEGKHTGHHELKQIPPLDYSFKKLELLTEDILREKPRGSRTKYIPRRGSNERFVTASIWLNNNRIVSVDGLHKLINALLEYPSRLTWLDLSFNRIEFLSKDLKKFPSLRILYLHGNRIKDIKMVAFMLGVISTLRTLTLHGNPIDATPYYRNYILKTIPQLMSLDFVMITMSERLAPAPPHNLINERVEKMLNEKSREVY; the protein is encoded by the exons ATGGCAAAAACTCCTGAAGGCAAACATACCGGTCATCATGAATTGAAGCAGATCCCACCTCTAGACTATTCTTTCAAGAAATTGGAATTGTTAACAGAAG ATATTTTGAGAGAAAAGCCAAGAGGGTCAAGAACCAAATATATTCCACGCAGGGGATCAAACGAGAGGTTTGTCACAGCTTCAATTTGGCTCAATAATAACAGAATTGTCTCAGTTGATGGACTACATAAGTTGATAAATGCATTATTGGAGTATCCTTCCAGATTAACCTGGCTTGATTTATCCTTTAACAGAATAGAATTTCTTAGTAAG GATTTGAAAAAGTTTCCTTCTCTCAGAATACTTTACCTCCATGGTAATAGGATAAAAGACATAAAAATGGTGGCATTCATGCTGGGTGTGATATCCACTCTGAGAACTCTAACGCTGCATGGCAATCCTATCGATGCAACTCCATACTACAGAAActatattttgaaaacaattccACAACTTATGAGTCTGGACTTTGTAATGATAACGATGAGTGAGAGATTGGCACCTGCCCCACCACATAATCTCATTAATGAGAGAGTCGAAAAAATGCTCAATGAAAAATCAAGAGAAGTCTATTAA
- the LOC111062200 gene encoding GPI mannosyltransferase 4 isoform X3, which yields MEQKENNCGSEPGSRSEDANEPNVDSSDESSGETVVNLSLASYWLLAAIRVALTLLPQTGYVHPDEFFQSIEVVAGSSLGVESNAPWEFNSTFPVRSITSPFLVVGVPLILLRTISIFHMFWFGYGFVTPYTVLVLPRLVCCLLSFLTDYSLYRICCLYNQNYRTRLLTLASSYVVLVYGTRTFSNSIEMALVSVLIYLVADCMFHSDSVISKDEFLRDRYTAADNWRDRIRIHKVRMSLPGHSMSKCMLIASVTVLGVFNRPTFLAFACAPIFFWLHRGLGSKYVGFTEFNQRCMALAVAAVPASALLIATDSIYFGYLTLAEILNQDVKLDRNFVVTPYNFVRYNMKTENLAEHGLHSNYTHLLVNIPLLYNVLGIAGIESFVFIFVKIMSKKWSDLPRIQSLIGLMILSIFFPVFILSLFPHQEPRFLIPCTMAMVFLHSQKIRNVYDPANFIQKEENGSKVFLKKDVKLNIKDWILSVWYLINIVCVIFYGFLHQAGMYPLVKHLANEMQTKSRLTSVHLVTSHIYSLPLSTLLIRDHSRQLTTKEGLRYKQAKDFFLYEEGSSQNMSVVAANIKTLLDECDRRWVEKRLKYKILFALPSSLTEDFQVAAFKLNLSHSIEEVFYPHISTEALPNLRVDAFKECRMKLSSVDSRFVDWGECNKDGQRERERDFTWDMPLRYFSNLVHQIGLTLFRIEKR from the exons ATGGAGCAAAAAGAGAACAACTGTGGCAGTGAGCCTGGAAGCCGCAGTGAAGATGCGAATGAGCCGAATGTGGACAGCAGCGATGAATCGAGTGGTGAGACAGTGGTCAACTTGAGTTTGGCATCCTACTGGCTGCTGGCTGCTATAAGAGTGGCGCTCACTCTGCTTCCTCAGACTGGTTACGTCCATCCAGATGAATTTTTCCAGTCAATAGAAGTAGTTGCTG GTAGTTCGCTGGGTGTGGAGTCGAATGCACCATGGGAGTTCAACTCAACTTTCCCGGTCCGCAGCATCACCTCTCCATTCCTGGTTGTCGGCGTGCCACTCATCCTCTTGAGGACCATCTCCATATTCCACATGTTTTGGTTCGGATATGGATTTGTAACTCCTTACACTGTGCTTGTCTTACCTCGACTCGTCTGTTGTCTGCTCTCGTTTCTAACCGATTACAGTCTGTACAG GATATGCTGTTTATACAATCAGAACTACAGAACTCGACTATTGACTTTGGCCAGCTCGTATGTGGTTTTGGTCTATGGCACACGGACATTCTCCAACTCTATTGAAATGGCACTGGTTTCTGTTCTCATATACTTGGTGGCTGATTGCATGTTCCATTCTGACTCG GTGATATCAAAAGACGAGTTTTTGAGAGATCGGTACACAGCAGCTGACAATTGGAGAGACCGAATTAGAATTCACAAAGTGCGCATGTCTTTGCCGGGACATTCGATGAGCAAATGCATGCTGATTGCGTCGGTGACAGTGCTGGGCGTGTTCAACCGGCCGACATTCTTGGCGTTCGCGTGTGCGCCGATATTCTTCTGGCTGCACCGCGGTCTCGGCTCCAAGTACGTCGGCTTCACCGAGTTCAACCAGCGCTGCATGGCGCTCGCCGTTGCCGCCGTCCCGGCCTCCGCCCTCCTCATCGCCACCGACTCCATCTACTTCGGCTACTTGACTCTGGCTGAGATCCTCAACCAAGACGTCAAGCTCGACAGAAATTTCGTTGTCACGCCTTATAACTTTGTGAGGTACAACATGAAAACGGAAAATCTAGCTGAACACGGACTGCACAGCAACTACACTCACCTGCTGGTCAACATTCCTTTGCTCTACAATGTACTTGGAATAGCTGGCATCGAATCGTTTGTCTTCATTTTCGTCAA GATTATGTCAAAAAAGTGGAGTGACCTGCCTAGAATCCAAAGCCTCATTGGCCTGATGATTCTCTCAATTTTCTTTCCCGTCTTCATCCTGTCTCTATTCCCTCACCAAGAGCCGCGATTCCTGATTCCATGCACTATGGCAATGGTATTTCTACACTCACAAAAGATTCGCAACGTCTACGACCCAGCGAACTTCATCCAGAAAGAAGAGAACGGCTCCAAAGTGTTCCTCAAGAAGGACGTCAAACTGAACATCAAAGACTGGATTCTCTCTGTATGGTATCTGATCAACATAGTGTGTGTGATCTTCTACGGGTTCCTGCATCAAGCCGGAATGTATCCACTCGTAAAGCATTTGGCCAATGAGATGCAAACAAAGTCGAGACTTACATCGGTGCATCTTGTCACAAGTCACATCTACTCACTTCCCCTATCGACTCTGCTCATCAGGGACCATTCCAGGCAATTGACTACTAAAGAAGGACTCAG GTACAAACAAGCCAAAGATTTCTTCTTATATGAAGAAGGCTCTTCGCAAAATATGAGTGTGGTTGCTGCAAACATCAAAACTCTACTAGACGAATGCGATCGAAGGTGGGTAGAGAAAAGACTCAAATACAAAATTCTCTTCGCTTTGCCATCAAGTTTGACGGAAGATTTCCAGGTGGCAGCCTTCAAGCTCAATCTGAGTCATTCAATTGAAGAAGTGTTCTATCCACACATATCGACTGAAGCGCTGCCCAATCTGCGGGTTGACGCTTTCAAGGAATGTCGCATGAAGCTCTCGTCGGTCGATTCACGGTTTGTCGACTGGGGCGAGTGCAACAAGGATGGGCAACGGGAGCGAGAGCGCGACTTCACCTGGGACATGCCGTTGCGATACTTTTCAAATCTGGTTCATCAAATTGGACTAACGTTGTTCCGCATTGAAAAAAGGTGA
- the LOC111062200 gene encoding GPI mannosyltransferase 4 isoform X2: protein MVGACYTIMSALSFDLPHHHSHTQHKYRIRIGCMTGSKRTVHLNLEFRMEQKENNCGSEPGSRSEDANEPNVDSSDESSGETVVNLSLASYWLLAAIRVALTLLPQTGYVHPDEFFQSIEVVAGSSLGVESNAPWEFNSTFPVRSITSPFLVVGVPLILLRTISIFHMFWFGYGFVTPYTVLVLPRLVCCLLSFLTDYSLYRICCLYNQNYRTRLLTLASSYVVLVYGTRTFSNSIEMALVSVLIYLVADCMFHSDSVISKDEFLRDRYTAADNWRDRIRIHKVRMSLPGHSMSKCMLIASVTVLGVFNRPTFLAFACAPIFFWLHRGLGSKYVGFTEFNQRCMALAVAAVPASALLIATDSIYFGYLTLAEILNQDVKLDRNFVVTPYNFVRYNMKTENLAEHGLHSNYTHLLVNIPLLYNVLGIAGIESFVFIFVKIMSKKWSDLPRIQSLIGLMILSIFFPVFILSLFPHQEPRFLIPCTMAMVFLHSQKIRNVYDPANFIQKEENGSKVFLKKDVKLNIKDWILSVWYLINIVCVIFYGFLHQAGMYPLVKHLANEMQTKSRLTSVHLVTSHIYSLPLSTLLIRDHSRQLTTKEGLRYKQAKDFFLYEEGSSQNMSVVAANIKTLLDECDRRWVEKRLKYKILFALPSSLTEDFQVAAFKLNLSHSIEEVFYPHISTEALPNLRVDAFKECRMKLSSVDSRFVDWGECNKDGQRERERDFTWDMPLRYFSNLVHQIGLTLFRIEKR from the exons GTTCGAAGCGTACGGTACATCTCAATCTTGAGTTTAGAATGGAGCAAAAAGAGAACAACTGTGGCAGTGAGCCTGGAAGCCGCAGTGAAGATGCGAATGAGCCGAATGTGGACAGCAGCGATGAATCGAGTGGTGAGACAGTGGTCAACTTGAGTTTGGCATCCTACTGGCTGCTGGCTGCTATAAGAGTGGCGCTCACTCTGCTTCCTCAGACTGGTTACGTCCATCCAGATGAATTTTTCCAGTCAATAGAAGTAGTTGCTG GTAGTTCGCTGGGTGTGGAGTCGAATGCACCATGGGAGTTCAACTCAACTTTCCCGGTCCGCAGCATCACCTCTCCATTCCTGGTTGTCGGCGTGCCACTCATCCTCTTGAGGACCATCTCCATATTCCACATGTTTTGGTTCGGATATGGATTTGTAACTCCTTACACTGTGCTTGTCTTACCTCGACTCGTCTGTTGTCTGCTCTCGTTTCTAACCGATTACAGTCTGTACAG GATATGCTGTTTATACAATCAGAACTACAGAACTCGACTATTGACTTTGGCCAGCTCGTATGTGGTTTTGGTCTATGGCACACGGACATTCTCCAACTCTATTGAAATGGCACTGGTTTCTGTTCTCATATACTTGGTGGCTGATTGCATGTTCCATTCTGACTCG GTGATATCAAAAGACGAGTTTTTGAGAGATCGGTACACAGCAGCTGACAATTGGAGAGACCGAATTAGAATTCACAAAGTGCGCATGTCTTTGCCGGGACATTCGATGAGCAAATGCATGCTGATTGCGTCGGTGACAGTGCTGGGCGTGTTCAACCGGCCGACATTCTTGGCGTTCGCGTGTGCGCCGATATTCTTCTGGCTGCACCGCGGTCTCGGCTCCAAGTACGTCGGCTTCACCGAGTTCAACCAGCGCTGCATGGCGCTCGCCGTTGCCGCCGTCCCGGCCTCCGCCCTCCTCATCGCCACCGACTCCATCTACTTCGGCTACTTGACTCTGGCTGAGATCCTCAACCAAGACGTCAAGCTCGACAGAAATTTCGTTGTCACGCCTTATAACTTTGTGAGGTACAACATGAAAACGGAAAATCTAGCTGAACACGGACTGCACAGCAACTACACTCACCTGCTGGTCAACATTCCTTTGCTCTACAATGTACTTGGAATAGCTGGCATCGAATCGTTTGTCTTCATTTTCGTCAA GATTATGTCAAAAAAGTGGAGTGACCTGCCTAGAATCCAAAGCCTCATTGGCCTGATGATTCTCTCAATTTTCTTTCCCGTCTTCATCCTGTCTCTATTCCCTCACCAAGAGCCGCGATTCCTGATTCCATGCACTATGGCAATGGTATTTCTACACTCACAAAAGATTCGCAACGTCTACGACCCAGCGAACTTCATCCAGAAAGAAGAGAACGGCTCCAAAGTGTTCCTCAAGAAGGACGTCAAACTGAACATCAAAGACTGGATTCTCTCTGTATGGTATCTGATCAACATAGTGTGTGTGATCTTCTACGGGTTCCTGCATCAAGCCGGAATGTATCCACTCGTAAAGCATTTGGCCAATGAGATGCAAACAAAGTCGAGACTTACATCGGTGCATCTTGTCACAAGTCACATCTACTCACTTCCCCTATCGACTCTGCTCATCAGGGACCATTCCAGGCAATTGACTACTAAAGAAGGACTCAG GTACAAACAAGCCAAAGATTTCTTCTTATATGAAGAAGGCTCTTCGCAAAATATGAGTGTGGTTGCTGCAAACATCAAAACTCTACTAGACGAATGCGATCGAAGGTGGGTAGAGAAAAGACTCAAATACAAAATTCTCTTCGCTTTGCCATCAAGTTTGACGGAAGATTTCCAGGTGGCAGCCTTCAAGCTCAATCTGAGTCATTCAATTGAAGAAGTGTTCTATCCACACATATCGACTGAAGCGCTGCCCAATCTGCGGGTTGACGCTTTCAAGGAATGTCGCATGAAGCTCTCGTCGGTCGATTCACGGTTTGTCGACTGGGGCGAGTGCAACAAGGATGGGCAACGGGAGCGAGAGCGCGACTTCACCTGGGACATGCCGTTGCGATACTTTTCAAATCTGGTTCATCAAATTGGACTAACGTTGTTCCGCATTGAAAAAAGGTGA